The following proteins are co-located in the Vibrio azureus genome:
- the fmt gene encoding methionyl-tRNA formyltransferase — translation MSQSLRIVFAGTPDFAARHLAALLSSEHEVIAVYTQPDRPAGRGKKLTASPVKTIALEHDIPVYQPQNFKSDEAKQELADLNADIMVVVAYGLLLPQIVLDTPKLGCINVHGSILPRWRGAAPIQRSIWAGDEETGVTIMQMDIGLDTGDMLSIATLPIEATDTSAIMYEKLAQLGPNALIECLSDIAAGKAKPVKQDDALANYAQKLSKEEARINWSDDAEHIERCVRAFNPWPMSHFMAADNSIKVWQSRVVDQSSDQPAGTILQADKTGIYVATGNGTLVLEQLQVPGKKAMPVQDILNSRSAWFEIGTQLT, via the coding sequence TTGAGCCAATCATTACGAATTGTCTTTGCAGGTACTCCGGATTTCGCCGCCCGTCATTTGGCGGCGTTGTTGTCTTCGGAGCATGAAGTCATCGCGGTTTACACCCAACCCGATCGCCCTGCAGGTCGTGGTAAAAAACTTACTGCCAGCCCAGTGAAAACCATCGCACTTGAACACGACATTCCCGTGTATCAACCGCAAAATTTTAAGTCTGATGAAGCAAAGCAAGAGCTTGCTGATCTCAATGCAGACATCATGGTAGTGGTGGCATACGGATTACTTTTACCTCAGATCGTCCTTGACACACCAAAGTTGGGTTGTATTAACGTCCATGGTTCCATCTTACCTCGCTGGCGCGGCGCAGCACCTATTCAGCGCTCAATTTGGGCCGGTGATGAGGAAACTGGGGTTACCATCATGCAGATGGACATTGGTTTAGATACTGGCGACATGCTAAGTATTGCCACTTTGCCGATCGAAGCAACCGACACCAGCGCAATAATGTACGAGAAGTTAGCTCAGCTTGGCCCTAACGCCTTGATCGAGTGTTTATCAGATATCGCTGCAGGTAAAGCAAAACCCGTTAAACAAGATGATGCACTCGCTAACTACGCTCAAAAGCTAAGCAAAGAGGAAGCTCGTATCAACTGGAGTGACGACGCTGAACACATAGAACGCTGCGTGCGTGCTTTCAACCCGTGGCCAATGAGCCACTTTATGGCAGCAGATAACAGCATCAAAGTTTGGCAGAGCCGTGTTGTTGACCAAAGCAGTGACCAACCCGCTGGAACCATACTGCAAGCAGATAAAACCGGTATTTATGTCGCAACAGGCAATGGCACTTTAGTACTAGAACAGCTGCAAGTTCCCGGTAAAAAAGCCATGCCAGTACAAGATATTCTTAATTCTCGCTCAGCTTGGTTTGAAATTGGAACTCAGTTGACTTAA
- the dprA gene encoding DNA-processing protein DprA, protein MSLENERELAAWLKLSCLPGIGGVTLSKLLSKDTPVNIVQYSQEQLRHLGLSSKQLQAWPTVDKEVEACLDWCFSSELHHIVTLSDPFYPPLLKQTVAPPPLLFVKGEVASLSLPQIAMVGSRNASVDGVQHARYFAADFAQQALVVTSGLALGIDGHAHDGALQAGGKTIAVLGSGLEHIYPARHRGLAERITASGALVSEFRPSAKPRAEHFPRRNRIISGLSLGVLVVEAAEKSGSLITARYALEQSREVFALPASINAPNASGGNQLIRNGACLVQNTQHVLSELQSLLNWSVNQSQDLFSASIDQEELPFPELLANVGNEATPVDILSSRTNIPVQEVMMQLLELELSGHVVAVSGGYIRKRRG, encoded by the coding sequence ATGAGTCTTGAAAATGAGCGCGAACTTGCTGCCTGGTTAAAACTCAGTTGCCTACCGGGTATCGGCGGCGTCACGTTAAGTAAGTTACTGAGTAAAGATACACCTGTGAATATTGTTCAATACTCACAGGAGCAGTTACGTCATTTAGGCCTGTCTTCAAAACAATTACAAGCTTGGCCCACTGTAGATAAAGAAGTTGAGGCCTGCTTAGATTGGTGCTTCTCGTCCGAATTGCATCATATTGTTACTTTATCTGACCCGTTTTATCCGCCTCTTTTAAAGCAGACAGTTGCGCCTCCGCCTTTATTGTTTGTTAAAGGAGAGGTCGCCAGTTTGTCTTTACCGCAAATCGCTATGGTTGGCAGCCGAAATGCCAGTGTGGATGGTGTTCAACATGCTCGTTATTTTGCCGCTGACTTTGCGCAGCAAGCTTTGGTTGTTACCAGTGGTCTCGCATTAGGTATCGATGGGCATGCACATGATGGTGCATTGCAAGCGGGTGGAAAAACAATCGCAGTGCTAGGGTCGGGCTTAGAGCATATTTACCCTGCTCGTCACCGAGGCCTTGCAGAGCGAATTACCGCAAGCGGTGCCTTAGTGTCAGAATTTCGGCCTAGCGCCAAACCTCGTGCGGAACACTTTCCTCGCCGTAATCGCATTATCAGCGGTTTGTCTCTCGGTGTATTAGTTGTGGAAGCGGCGGAAAAGAGTGGCTCTTTGATCACCGCGCGTTATGCCCTAGAGCAGAGTCGTGAAGTGTTTGCTTTGCCAGCATCGATTAATGCTCCAAACGCGAGTGGAGGCAATCAATTGATTCGAAACGGTGCCTGTCTCGTACAAAATACTCAACATGTACTGAGTGAGCTCCAGTCTTTACTTAATTGGTCTGTTAACCAGAGTCAGGATTTATTTTCTGCATCAATTGATCAAGAAGAATTGCCATTTCCTGAACTGTTAGCTAACGTAGGAAATGAGGCTACACCAGTTGATATTCTTTCAAGCAGGACCAATATACCTGTGCAAGAG
- a CDS encoding LysM peptidoglycan-binding domain-containing protein, whose protein sequence is MNLIFCRMCCLFLVLWGGAHSRAHAQVNTLTVKESAPQIYTVVKGDTLWDIAQFYLDSPWLWPELWRLNPAVDNPHWIYPGDTLLLQWVDGQPTLSLKPTKKLTPKMRLKNKEALSSVRESAIQSYWSSNRLLENKRLLQAAKVLGNRHGHQYSTRQNTLYISGQHTQAKWGIYRPIAVYSRDKTKDKVTAVRLIAKAKLIESGHEFSGLTLTSQRQEVTLDDVALPLVESELTPSVLTFPFSPAPKGLSAQVLGNMTGTALSAADNIVVLNKGTLDELHQGNVLELREAAVRGFSLGTSFDKPSEKSAEKVTLPPISVGELVVIRSYRHFSLAIIARSTKPIITGAFVVSPLNKRLSIHES, encoded by the coding sequence ATGAATCTGATTTTTTGTCGTATGTGCTGCCTTTTTTTAGTGTTATGGGGCGGGGCTCATTCCAGAGCACATGCACAAGTTAATACACTAACAGTAAAAGAAAGTGCCCCGCAAATCTACACAGTGGTAAAGGGTGACACGTTATGGGATATCGCCCAATTTTATTTAGATAGTCCTTGGCTATGGCCTGAGTTGTGGCGTTTGAATCCCGCTGTAGATAATCCTCACTGGATCTACCCTGGCGATACTCTTTTATTACAGTGGGTGGATGGTCAACCCACATTGAGCCTCAAGCCAACCAAAAAACTCACGCCAAAAATGCGATTGAAAAATAAGGAAGCGTTATCCAGTGTCCGGGAGAGTGCGATACAGTCTTATTGGTCCTCAAATCGTCTGTTAGAGAATAAGCGATTACTTCAAGCGGCAAAAGTCCTCGGTAACCGTCACGGACATCAATACTCAACTCGCCAAAATACGTTGTATATCAGCGGCCAACATACGCAAGCAAAATGGGGGATATACCGCCCGATTGCCGTTTATAGCCGAGATAAAACCAAGGATAAGGTCACGGCAGTACGCTTGATTGCTAAAGCAAAGTTAATCGAAAGCGGTCATGAATTTTCTGGATTAACGCTGACGTCACAAAGACAAGAAGTGACTTTAGATGATGTTGCTTTGCCTCTTGTTGAGTCAGAGCTAACACCTTCCGTGCTTACATTCCCTTTTTCTCCGGCTCCAAAGGGACTCTCTGCGCAAGTGTTAGGTAATATGACAGGAACTGCTCTGAGCGCCGCAGATAACATTGTCGTGCTCAATAAGGGCACTTTGGATGAATTACACCAAGGCAATGTATTAGAGCTAAGAGAGGCAGCTGTGCGAGGTTTTAGCCTAGGCACGAGCTTTGATAAACCGTCAGAAAAATCAGCTGAAAAGGTTACTTTGCCACCGATATCGGTAGGGGAGTTGGTTGTGATCCGTTCTTACCGTCATTTTAGTCTTGCCATCATTGCACGCAGTACCAAACCAATCATAACTGGGGCCTTTGTTGTATCCCCTCTGAACAAGAGGCTGAGCATACATGAGTCTTGA
- the def gene encoding peptide deformylase, whose product MSVLQVLTFPDDRLRTVAKPVDAVTPEIQKIVDDMIETMYDEEGIGLAATQVDIHKRIVVIDISDTRDEPMVLINPEIIEKRGEDGIEEGCLSVPGARALVSRAAEVTVKALDRDGKEYTFDADDLLAICVQHELDHLMGKLFVDYLSPLKRKRIQDKLAKIKRFNEKQQNA is encoded by the coding sequence ATGTCTGTATTACAAGTATTAACATTCCCAGATGATCGCCTGCGTACGGTAGCAAAGCCCGTCGATGCGGTGACTCCTGAAATTCAAAAGATTGTCGATGACATGATTGAAACCATGTACGACGAAGAAGGCATCGGCTTGGCAGCGACCCAAGTTGATATCCATAAACGTATCGTTGTGATTGATATTTCAGACACACGTGATGAGCCAATGGTGCTGATTAACCCTGAAATCATAGAGAAGCGCGGGGAAGATGGCATTGAAGAAGGTTGTCTGTCAGTACCAGGGGCACGTGCGCTTGTGTCTCGTGCCGCTGAAGTAACGGTAAAAGCTTTAGATCGTGATGGCAAAGAATACACTTTCGACGCTGACGATCTGCTCGCTATCTGTGTTCAACACGAACTTGATCACCTAATGGGTAAACTGTTTGTCGATTACCTATCGCCATTAAAGCGTAAGCGAATTCAAGATAAGCTAGCAAAAATAAAACGTTTCAACGAGAAGCAGCAAAACGCCTAA
- the rsmB gene encoding 16S rRNA (cytosine(967)-C(5))-methyltransferase RsmB has protein sequence MNVRAEAANVLYLVVDKGHSLSSALPAAQQKIRSRDHALLQEMCYGALRFLPRLETIANQLMDKPLKGKQRVFHHLILIGIYQLSFMRIPAHAAVGETVEGTKDLKGPRLRGLINAVLRNYQRNQAELDQMAVSHNAGKYGHPSWLLKLLQQAYPEQWEKIVDANNQKAPMWLRVNHQHHSRDAYQALLKNENIDSTVHPQAMDALKLASPCDVMKLPGFDQGWVSVQDAAAQLSMNYLTPKDGELILDCCAAPGGKTAHILERTSGSKVVAIDCDETRLQRVHDNLQRLNLQAKVICGDARHPQDWWQGAQFDRILLDAPCSATGVIRRHPDIKWLRRAEDITALAELQSEIFDAMWAQLKPGGTMVYATCSITPQENVEQVKAFLDRTTDAQLVDSDPLQPGRQILPGEDDMDGFYYAVLTKKHAE, from the coding sequence ATGAATGTTCGCGCTGAGGCTGCTAACGTCCTGTATCTTGTGGTTGATAAAGGCCACTCTCTGTCAAGCGCTCTACCTGCGGCGCAACAAAAAATACGTTCCCGAGACCACGCCCTGCTGCAAGAAATGTGCTATGGCGCGCTGCGCTTTCTTCCTCGTCTGGAAACCATTGCGAACCAACTGATGGATAAGCCCTTAAAAGGCAAGCAGCGAGTTTTTCATCATTTAATTTTGATTGGTATTTACCAACTCAGCTTTATGCGTATTCCTGCCCATGCAGCAGTCGGTGAAACAGTAGAAGGTACCAAAGATCTCAAAGGCCCTCGTTTACGCGGCTTGATCAACGCAGTTTTGCGTAATTACCAACGTAATCAAGCAGAACTCGACCAAATGGCCGTCAGCCACAATGCAGGCAAATATGGTCACCCTAGCTGGCTGCTCAAACTACTTCAACAAGCTTATCCTGAACAATGGGAAAAGATTGTTGATGCTAACAATCAAAAAGCACCGATGTGGCTGCGCGTCAATCATCAACATCACAGTCGTGACGCCTACCAAGCGCTGCTCAAAAATGAAAACATTGATAGCACAGTACACCCACAAGCTATGGACGCCCTAAAATTAGCTTCACCCTGTGATGTCATGAAACTGCCCGGTTTTGACCAAGGGTGGGTATCTGTTCAAGACGCGGCCGCCCAACTATCGATGAATTACCTCACACCAAAAGACGGCGAGCTGATCTTAGACTGCTGCGCGGCACCTGGGGGGAAAACGGCTCATATTTTAGAACGAACGTCAGGCTCCAAAGTCGTGGCTATCGACTGTGATGAAACTCGCTTGCAGCGGGTACATGATAATCTTCAACGCCTTAATCTTCAGGCGAAAGTTATCTGCGGGGATGCACGCCACCCTCAAGATTGGTGGCAAGGTGCACAGTTCGATCGTATTTTGCTGGATGCACCATGTTCTGCGACAGGCGTCATTCGTCGTCACCCTGACATCAAGTGGCTACGTCGTGCTGAGGATATTACCGCCTTGGCCGAGCTACAAAGTGAGATTTTTGATGCGATGTGGGCACAACTTAAGCCTGGTGGCACCATGGTGTATGCGACATGCTCAATCACACCTCAAGAAAATGTCGAGCAAGTTAAAGCCTTTTTGGACCGTACCACAGATGCACAATTGGTGGACTCAGACCCACTGCAACCGGGGCGACAAATTCTGCCTGGTGAAGACGATATGGACGGTTTTTACTATGCCGTTCTAACCAAAAAACACGCAGAGTAA